A genomic segment from Phragmites australis chromosome 6, lpPhrAust1.1, whole genome shotgun sequence encodes:
- the LOC133921416 gene encoding universal stress protein A-like protein — protein MADSSAPTRVMMAVNESSLKGYPHASISCRAAFDWTLSKLVRSNPGGFHFLFLHVQVPDEDGFDDMDSIYASPADFHQMKQRDKIRGLHLLEFFVNQCHQVGIKCEAWIRHGDPKEVICSEVKRVQPDLLVVGSRGLGPFQRVFVGTVSEFCVKHADCPVITIKRKANEAPQDPVDD, from the exons ATGGCGGACTCGTCGGCGCCGACGCGGGTGATGATGGCGGTGAACGAGTCGTCGCTCAAGGGGTATCCGCACGCCTCCATCAGCTGCCGCGCCGCCTTCGACTGGACGCTCTCCAAGCTCGTCCGCTCCAACCCCGGGGGCTTCcacttcctcttcctccacgTCCAGGTCCCCGACGAGGATG GATTTGATGACATGGATAGCATCTATGCATCACCGGCGGACTTCCACCAAATGAAGCAGAGGGACAAGATAAGAGGGCTTCACTTGCTTGAGTTCTTTGTAAACCAATGCCATCAAGTAGGG ATAAAATGCGAGGCATGGATTAGACATGGGGATCCAAAGGAGGTTATCTGCAGCGAAGTGAAGAGAGTCCAGCCTGATCTTCTAGTTGTGGGAAGTAGGGGCCTTGGGCCATTTCAGAG GGTTTTCGTGGGCACAGTGAGCGAGTTCTGCGTTAAGCATGCTGACTGCCCTGTCATCACCATCAAACGGAAGGCTAATGAAGCTCCTCAGGACCCTGTCGACGATTGA
- the LOC133921417 gene encoding uncharacterized protein LOC133921417, with protein MTSLPQPTVYYPTSANSVMHAQPATAASKGSFGPVFAVLAVISFLAVAACVVGRLCGRRLSKKSADQDFYGSNSVGGDLEKGFEIKYPAMKPVASSRAVIHDIDDGFEIKFAPGKPAAWKNDSKADNKGQHHQPQLGMPKGYAVPKEYAGFRYPADAVVRQGQIRGGVFIPAKPST; from the coding sequence ATGACTTCTTTACCTCAGCCCACGGTGTACTACCCCACCTCCGCCAACTCCGTCATGCACGCGCAGCCGGCCACCGCCGCGTCCAAGGGCTCGTTCGGCCCGGTCTTCGCCGTGCTCGCAGTGATCTccttcctcgccgtcgccgcctgtGTCGTCGGGCGGTTGTGCGGCCGCCGGCTCTCCAAGAAGTCCGCCGATCAGGACTTCTACGGCTCCAACTCCGTCGGCGGCGACCTGGAGAAGGGCTTCGAGATCAAGTACCCGGCGATGAAGCCCGTGGCGAGCTCCCGCGCCGTGATCCATGACATCGACGACGGCTTCGAGATCAAGTTCGCGCCAGGGAAACCTGCAGCATGGAAGAACGACAGCAAGGCTGACAACAAAGGGCAACATCATCAACCCCAGCTCGGCATGCCGAAAGGCTACGCCGTGCCGAAAGAGTACGCAGGTTTTAGATATCCTGCAGATGCTGTGGTCAGGCAGGGGCAAATAAGGGGCGGTGTATTCATTCCTGCAAAGCCTAGTACATGA